ACTATCACGTCGCCAGATATGTTCGAGAGCGTACCTCCGAGTATCATTACCTTTCTAAGAGCATCCGCGGCGTATGTTAACGGAAAGAACTTCGACAGGGACTGCATGAAAGACGGCATCTGATTTACCGGGAAGAATACCCCTGACAGAAACATCATCGGGAACATGAGCGTGGTAAGCATCATCTGACTCGTTTCCTGGTCGGGTGCACTGGCTGTAACGATTATACCCACGCCGATAAAACTCATAATTCCCAACACGAGAACAAAGAGTGCGAGAAGTATTGAACCCTGGACTGTTGCGCCAAACAGCAATATCGCTATCAGCAGGATGATGATTGCTTGCAGTATACCTCTGATGCTTTGTGCTAAGGTCTTTCCAAGCACAACTGAATAGCGGGGGATCGGTGTTGTGAGAATACCATCGAGGGTTCCACGCTCTTTCTCCGTAGTAATCGCAGCTGCAAGACCATTTACCACACTCATTATCGCAACCATCGCCATTATCCCCGGAGCCATGAAGCTGTAGTAGTTGAACTCTCCACCGCCGGGATTTTCCATTTCCAGGGTGAACTTTCCACCGATGCTCCCCATGGAACTTCCAATACTGGTGGTGATACCCTGTGCTGCCGCCATAGCTATTTGTGGATTGGAAGGGCTCGGAATAAGTCTGACTTTTATTTCTTCCTTTCTTAACATAGCACTCAGAAAACCTTCCGGAATTACCATAGCAACATCAGCCTTTTCGTCCAGAAGGGCCTGCCTTAGTTCTTCCTCGCTATCTACAAAAAAGAAATTATCCAGTCCCTTGCTCTCCATCAATTTCCTGAACCCACTGTCCTGCGAATAAATCACGACTTTCACGTTTGTCCCGGCTTGAATTTTTGGGAAGATGTAACCGGTCATGAGCATCATGAATATGGGCATGATGAGGAAAGCGAATATGGCGATTCTACTTCTGAAGAAGTATTTTAGGTCTTTGATAGCGATCAGTAAAGCGTACTTCATGAATGCATCCTCCTTCTCACAAACCGGGCTTTTTTCACTTCCTGATCTCGCATTTCGTGACCGGTCAACTTAATAAATACATCTTCGAGGGTTGGTTCGACGGTTCTAATAGCCCTTATATGAAGGGAGCGCTTCGACAGGAAGTCGGTGATGAAAGCAACTGGGTTATCACAGTTCATGATTATCCTTATCTCTTCCGGTGATCTACTGGACACCTTTCGCACGCAATCGAAAGCTTCTAGCTCTTCAGTGATTTTACCGTTCATGTTCGGTATCTCTATGTCCAGAACTTCGTCACTAGACTCTTTCAACATCCGCTTCAGATTTTTTGGAGTATCGAGAGCGATGATTTTTCCGTGGTCTATGATGGCTATCCTGTCTGAAAGCATATCGGCTTCAGTCATTATATGGGTCGTTAAAATCACGGTTCTGCCTTCACTGTTTATTTTTCGGATGAATTCCCTGATTGTCCTTGTCGTTTGTGGGTCGAGCCCCAGTGTGGGTTCATCAAGAAAGATTATTTTTGGATCGTGTAATAGTGCTCTGATTACATTGATTCTCTGACGCATACCCGTTGAAAACTTACCGACCATAGTGTCTTTCCATTTCAGCATATCTACCATTTCAAGGAGCTCTAAACATCGCTTTCTAGCTCTTTTTTTATCCATTCCGTTTAGTCTCGCGAAAAACATAAGGTTTTCCATGGCTGTTAGCCTGTCGTAGAGAATAGTTTTTTCCGAGACAAGCCCTATCTTTTCCCTAACTCTCGATGGTTCTTTTGAGATGTCGTAACCAGCCACCAATGCAGTACCCGAGGTTGGACGAGTTAAAGTTGTCAACATTCGAATGGTTGTTGATTTACCAGCGCCATTTGGCCCAAGAAGACCAAATATCTCACCTTCCTGAACTTCAAAGGATACGTTGTCAACTGCTAGAACTTCCTTGAAGCGTTTTGAGAGTCCCTTAGCTTCGATCACTTTCATTTTCTCTCACCTCATTTATCCTTACTTCAAGGGTTTTTATGAGATTTTCTATTTCTGAGATTACTTCTGTAATATGGTCAGCACGCTTCCAATTGACTTTACTGATTTTATAAAATAACTTCTTCAATTCTTTTCTGACCTCAGGTGGGACTTTACGAAATTCTTTGAAAGGCGCTTCTACGTCTTTCTTTACACCCGCGAATTTTGCAATTGACTCTATAAACTGTTGATGACTCCTCACGGTTTCTTTATATTGCTTCATGAGTTGTTGATGGACTTCAAGCCCCTTTTCAGTGGGTGAGTAGAGTTTTTTCTTACCCTCATTTGTTGAGAAAACCAGCCCTTCAGCGACCAGTTTCTTCAAAATGGGATAGATTGAACCTGGTGAAGGTTTGAAACCGGTTTTCTCTTCGATTAATTCCATTATCCTGTAACCATGCACCGGGTAATTGCTTGCCACAGTGTCCATTACAGCGAATTTTAAAAATCCTGTATGCATGGTATATCACCTCCGATATATCGTTATCGATATAATAATTTAATTTCTGCACATAGTCAATAACCTATCCCGACAAAAACATAATTTGTTTCATAGAAGAAACGTAATTGAAAATAACAATGATGTAAAATAATAATGATAGAAATACCCCCCCGGGGGGTGGTGGAGGTGATGTGATGCATAAAATGGACAAGCATCCTGAAGAAAATGCTAAAGGAAAGGTTGAAAAAATGGATCATTCCCACGCTCATAGCCATGATCATTCCCACATTCATAATCATGATGAGAAAAGCAAAAGCTCTGATATGAATCACTCTCACCACCAGCATATGTTGTTAGATTTCAAAAAAAGATTTTTCGTTTCGTTGATACTCACAGTTCCTGTGTTGTTACTTTCTCCTTTTTTTCAAAAAGTGTTGGGATACAGTTTAACCTTTTCTGGTGATAGATATGTGCTTTTTGCTTTAGCAATGGTTGTTTATATTTACGGAGGGGCCCCGTTCATTAGAGGTGCTCGTAAGGAACTTTTATCGAAACAACCTGGAATGATGACACTGATTGGTATGGCAATAAGTGTCGCATTTTTTTATAGCGCTGCAGTGACTTTGGGAATAAGTGGGAAGACATTTTACTGGGAATTAGTTACACTTATCGATATTATGCTCCTTGGCCACTGGATAGAAATGCGCTCCGTGATGGGAGCATCAAGGGCTCTCGAAGAACTCATCAAACTCATGCCTGTCGAAGCTCACCTTATCACTCCTGATGGCATTAAAGACGTGTCGATGCAAGAAATAAAGCCTGGAGATATGGTTCTGGTAAAACCAGGGGAAAAAATACCTTCAGATGGTGTTGTTATCGAAGGATCAAGTAATGTAGATGAATCAATGCTTACGGGTGAATCAAAACCAGTTTTTAAAAGGCCTGGAGCTGAAGTAATCGGTGGGTCGATAAATCATGATGGTGCTTTGAAAATTGAAATAAGAAGCACTGGCAAAGACACGTATCTGATGCAAATTGTCGAACTTGTGAAACAGGCTCAAACAACTAGATCGAAAACTCAGGATCTGGCAAATAAAGCAGCTTTTTGGTTAACGATAATCGCTATTACCGCGGGTTTTTCCACACTTGGAATCTGGATTGCGCTAGGGAAACCTCTACTTTTCGCACTGGAGAGAATGGTCACGGTCATGGTAATAACCTGCCCTCACGCTCTTGGCCTGGCGGTGCCGCTTGTTGT
This genomic interval from Kosmotoga pacifica contains the following:
- a CDS encoding ABC transporter permease, producing the protein MKYALLIAIKDLKYFFRSRIAIFAFLIMPIFMMLMTGYIFPKIQAGTNVKVVIYSQDSGFRKLMESKGLDNFFFVDSEEELRQALLDEKADVAMVIPEGFLSAMLRKEEIKVRLIPSPSNPQIAMAAAQGITTSIGSSMGSIGGKFTLEMENPGGGEFNYYSFMAPGIMAMVAIMSVVNGLAAAITTEKERGTLDGILTTPIPRYSVVLGKTLAQSIRGILQAIIILLIAILLFGATVQGSILLALFVLVLGIMSFIGVGIIVTASAPDQETSQMMLTTLMFPMMFLSGVFFPVNQMPSFMQSLSKFFPLTYAADALRKVMILGGTLSNISGDVIVLLIFSVITLSLAVPLFGKLTTT
- a CDS encoding ABC transporter ATP-binding protein, which produces MKVIEAKGLSKRFKEVLAVDNVSFEVQEGEIFGLLGPNGAGKSTTIRMLTTLTRPTSGTALVAGYDISKEPSRVREKIGLVSEKTILYDRLTAMENLMFFARLNGMDKKRARKRCLELLEMVDMLKWKDTMVGKFSTGMRQRINVIRALLHDPKIIFLDEPTLGLDPQTTRTIREFIRKINSEGRTVILTTHIMTEADMLSDRIAIIDHGKIIALDTPKNLKRMLKESSDEVLDIEIPNMNGKITEELEAFDCVRKVSSRSPEEIRIIMNCDNPVAFITDFLSKRSLHIRAIRTVEPTLEDVFIKLTGHEMRDQEVKKARFVRRRMHS
- a CDS encoding PadR family transcriptional regulator; translation: MHTGFLKFAVMDTVASNYPVHGYRIMELIEEKTGFKPSPGSIYPILKKLVAEGLVFSTNEGKKKLYSPTEKGLEVHQQLMKQYKETVRSHQQFIESIAKFAGVKKDVEAPFKEFRKVPPEVRKELKKLFYKISKVNWKRADHITEVISEIENLIKTLEVRINEVRENESDRS
- a CDS encoding copper-translocating P-type ATPase yields the protein MHKMDKHPEENAKGKVEKMDHSHAHSHDHSHIHNHDEKSKSSDMNHSHHQHMLLDFKKRFFVSLILTVPVLLLSPFFQKVLGYSLTFSGDRYVLFALAMVVYIYGGAPFIRGARKELLSKQPGMMTLIGMAISVAFFYSAAVTLGISGKTFYWELVTLIDIMLLGHWIEMRSVMGASRALEELIKLMPVEAHLITPDGIKDVSMQEIKPGDMVLVKPGEKIPSDGVVIEGSSNVDESMLTGESKPVFKRPGAEVIGGSINHDGALKIEIRSTGKDTYLMQIVELVKQAQTTRSKTQDLANKAAFWLTIIAITAGFSTLGIWIALGKPLLFALERMVTVMVITCPHALGLAVPLVVSVSTSKSARKGILIRDRKAFERIKDVDVVIFDKTGTLTEGNFEVTDVVSLSNIQETEIIKLAVSLEANSEHPIARAIVRYGESKNIKPEKVIDFAAIPGKGAKGRMDASEYWIVSPNYIAEQGIEFNNERIMNLLNSGKTVVFLMDDNTVIGAIALGDKVRPESRKAIAELHKLGIKAYMLTGDNKAVAKTVADELKMDGYFAEVLPHEKAMKVKELAKKYIVAMVGDGINDAPALVEAHAGIAIGAGTQVAIESADIVLSRNNPEDVVETITLSKATYRKMMQNLIWATGYNVVAIPLAAGALYSIGVLLSPAMGAVLMSLSTVIVAINARLLKA